From the genome of Nicotiana sylvestris chromosome 2, ASM39365v2, whole genome shotgun sequence, one region includes:
- the LOC104238528 gene encoding probable CDP-diacylglycerol--inositol 3-phosphatidyltransferase 2, giving the protein MADKTRTKPVNVYLYIPNIIGYLRILMNCVAFAVCFADKKLFSLLYFVSFVCDALDGWFARKFNQASTFGAVLDMVTDRVSTACLLVILSQVYRPGLVFLSLLALDISSHWLQMYSTFLVGKTSHKDVKDSSSWLFKLYYGNRMFMGYCCVSCEVLYITLFLLARNQTESLIDVLVNAATTSWIYLVLLALLLFGWAIKQFVNVIQMKTAADACVLYDINKKQ; this is encoded by the exons ATGGCTGACAAAACAAGAACAAAGCCAGTAAATGTTTACCTCTACATTCCAAACATTATAG GGTACTTAAGAATTTTGATGAATTGCGTTGCATTTGCTGTGTGCTTTGCGGACAAAAAGCTATTTTCGCTTCTCTATTTTGTTAG CTTTGTCTGTGATGCTTTGGATGGTTGGTTTGCCCGAAAATTCAATCAAG CTTCAACATTTGGGGCTGTTTTGGACATGGTGACAGATAG GGTTAGCACTGCCTGTCTGCTGGTGATTCTTTCGCAGGTTTATAG GCCTGGTCTAGTTTTCTTGTCATTGCTTGCTCTAGATATTTCCAGCCATTGGTTGCAAATGTATAG TACCTTCTTAGTAGGAAAAACAAGTCATAAAGATGTAAAAGACAGCAGTAGCTGGCTATTCAAGCTTTATTATGGAAATAGGATGTTTATGGGCTATTGTTGCGTATCATGTGAG gttcttTATATTACCTTGTTCCTTCTTGCAAGGAACCAAACTGAAAGTCTTATTGAT GTTCTTGTAAATGCTGCAACGACAAGTTGGATTTATCTGGTCTTACTTGCTCTTCTTCTATTTGGATGGGCAATCAAACAATTTGTTAATGTTATCCAG ATGAAAACTGCGGCTGATGCTTGTGTGCTGTATGACATCAACAAAAAACAGTAA
- the LOC104238529 gene encoding chloroplast protein FOR GROWTH AND FERTILITY 2-like — MEKLIYSTTTPFPSKLHLKPSPSLPRIRHVDFNLPSSLLSLESRRVNNSLSFKCLRDSSFSVTQNGHDKKPFTSPGFPNGSGSEPDFLKRITERISQQNKVLSASTIVLLSAVFVMLIHPVIVSPAFASFQAAAKTGGPVAAAVGSRLVRNELLSSAWTGFFAGCLHTLSGPDHLAALAPLSIGRTRMESAAVGALWGCGHDAGQLIFGLLFLLLKDRLHIEVIRTWGTRVVGFTLLVIGAMGIREASEAHTLYVALENGESDVSVYKGIDAPVIGKKKKVGFATFATGIVHGLQPDALMIILPALALPSRLAGAAFLGMFLVGTVMAMGSYTAFIGSCSQALKDRIPRITEKLTWASSLVAIGLGLCIIISQFFGFSLY, encoded by the exons ATGGAGAAGCTTATCTATTCCACAACAACTCCATTTCCCTCTAAACTCCATTTAAAGCCATCTCCTTCTCTTCCCAGAATTCGCCACGTGGACTTTAACCTCCCTTCTTCACTACTGAGTCTTGAGTCGCGCCGAGTCAACAACTCGCTTTCCTTCAAATGCCTCCGTGATTCTTCATTCTCTGTTACCCAAAATGGACATGACAAAAAACCGTTTACATCTCCGGGTTTTCCAAACGGATCCGGATCGGAGCCTGATTTTCTCAAGCGTATTACTGAAAGAATATCTCAACAAAACAAG GTCCTTTCTGCAAGTACCATAGTTCTTCTGTCAGCCGTGTTTGTTATGCTCATCCACCCGGTCATTGTTTCACCAGCATTTGCTAGTTTCCAAGCTGCAGCTAAGACTGGAGGGCCGGTAGCAGCAGCAGTAGGGAGTCGACTTGTTCGTAATGAACTACTAAGCAGTGCATGGACTGGTTTTTTTGCTGGTTGCCTGCACACGCTATCAGGTCCTGACCATCTTGCTGCTTTGGCTCCTTTGTCAATAGGCCGCACAAGGATGGAGAGTGCAGCAGTGGGAGCTCTCTGGGGCTGTGGTCACGATGCTGGGCAATTGATTTTTGGCTTGTTGTTTCTGCTCTTAAAGGACAGACTCCACATTGAAGTTATTCGTACATGGGGTACAAGAGTTGTAGGCTTCACCCTTCTTGTTATTGGAGCAATGGGAATTAGGGAAGCATCTGAAGCCCATACCCTGTATGTTGCCCTTGAAAATGGCGAGTCTGATGTTAGTGTATATAAAGGCATTGATGCTCCAGTTATTGGGAAGAAAAAGAAAGTAGGCTTTGCAACTTTTGCGACCGGCATTGTTCATGGGTTACAACCTGATGCACTGATGATAATCCTGCCCGCGCTTGCTTTGCCTTCTCGTTTGGCTGGTGCTGCTTTTTTGGGTATGTTCTTGGTTGGAACTGTTATGGCAATGGGAAGTTATACTGCTTTTATTGGCTCATGTAGTCAGGCATTGAAGGATAGGATTCCTAGAATTACTGAGAAGCTCACTTGGGCTTCTTCCCTTGTTGCAATTGGTTTAGGCCTTTGTATTATCATTAGCCAATTTTTTGGGTTTAGCCTGTATTAA
- the LOC104224848 gene encoding berberine bridge enzyme-like 22, translating to MTLHSISSVHSQGSLSYIYLLQAAEQNPRWLNSTSLLKPSYIVTPKTQNEIQLAIRCSKKHGLQVRIKSGGHDYEGLSFLCKTPFVILDLVNFRSISINLENETAWIQAGATIGEFYYNIPKKSDILGFPSGLCPSVGVGGLFSGGGIGTMMRKYGLSADNIIDANLVDANGRILNRETMGDDVFWAIRGGGGASFGVITAWKVKLVHVPPLVTVFTIHKSLNQEGFKLVHKWQHLASKLPENLFIRVIIQQIDGPDSHGNAKPVELLFNSLFLGLKTDLVSIMNKSFPELGLKMEDCAEMSWIKSVLYFTGYEKGEPLEVLLDRKTQYKSNFKGKSDFVVEPIPEGVFQGISERFFHQKLAFMILDPLGGKMDEISESEIPFPHRKGNLYNIQYIVKWDSNDMLASQQPLYWMQRLYKYMEPYVSKSPRTAYINYRDLDLGINQQGNYSSYRQALTWGTKYFKGNFPRLVRAKHQIDPSDFFTNEQSIPPLSC from the coding sequence ATGACTCTTCACTCTATTTCAAGTGTTCACTCCCAAGGATCTCTTTCATATATATATCTTCTACAAGCAGCTGAACAAAATCCAAGATGGCTAAACTCAACATCACTACTTAAGCCATCATACATAGTAACACCAAAGACACAAAATGAAATCCAATTAGCCATTCGTTGTAGCAAGAAGCATGGTTTACAAGTTAGAATAAAGAGTGGAGGTCATGATTATGAAGGCCTATCTTTTCTTTGCAAAACCCCTTTTGTAATTCTTGATTTAGTCAATTTTCGATCGATTAGCATCAACTTAGAAAATGAAACTGCTTGGATTCAAGCTGGTGCAACAATTGGAGAATTTTACTATAACATACCCAAGAAAAGTGACATTCTTGGATTTCCTTCTGGCCTATGTCCAAGTGTTGGTGTTGGTGGGCTCTTTAGTGGAGGTGGCATTGGCACTATGATGAGAAAATATGGGCTCTCTGCTGATAATATAATAGATGCCAATCTGGTTGATGCCAATGGTAGAATCCTTAATAGAGAAACAATGGGAGATGATGTATTTTGGGCAATTAGAGGTGGTGGAGGAGCTAGTTTTGGAGTAATAACAGCCTGGAAAGTGAAGCTGGTTCACGTTCCACCCCTTGTCACAGTTTTCACAATTCACAAGAGTTTAAACCAAGAAGGTTTCAAACTTGTCCATAAATGGCAACATTTAGCTAGTAAACTACCCGAGAATCTCTTCATTCGAGTCATTATTCAACAAATCGATGGACCTGATAGTCATGGAAACGCGAAGCCAGTGGAACTCTTGTTCAATTCCCTCTTTTTAGGACTGAAAACTGACCTGGTTTCTATCATGAACAAGAGTTTCCCTGAATTGGGCTTGAAAATGGAAGATTGCGCGGAGATGAGCTGGATAAAGTCTGTTCTCTACTTCACAGGCTACGAAAAAGGGGAGCCATTAGAAGTCCTGTTGGATAGGAAAACACAATACAAGAGCAACTTCAAGGGAAAGTCAGATTTCGTCGTTGAACCAATCCCAGAAGGTGTTTTCCAGGGGATCTCAGAGAGGTTTTTCCACCAAAAGTTGGCTTTCATGATATTGGATCCTTTAGGTGGGAAAATGGATGAAATTTCTGAATCTGAAATACCATTTCCTCATAGGAAAGGGAACCTATACAACATACAATACATAGTGAAATGGGATTCAAATGATATGTTGGCATCCCAACAGCCCTTGTATTGGATGCAAAGGCTTTACAAATACATGGAACCATATGTGTCCAAGTCACCAAGAACTGCTTATATCAATTATAGGGATCTTGATTTGGGAATAAATCAGCAGGGAAATTACTCAAGTTATCGACAAGCTCTGACTTGGGGTACGAAGTACTTCAAAGGTAACTTTCCAAGATTGGTAAGAGCTAAGCATCAGATTGATCCAAGCGACTTTTTCACAAATGAACAAAGTATTCCTCCTCTTTCTTGTTAG